In the Pirellulales bacterium genome, one interval contains:
- the nadA gene encoding quinolinate synthase NadA yields MSSLLDSRVSPRFELQPYKSLENDQLHARIQAVRDALGERLLVLGHHYQQDEVIALADLRGDSYQLSRMAADSRDCRAIAFCGVHFMAETADILANRPERLAERGGERVTVILPDMAAGCSMADMAMIDQVENCWDELGEVVDTNDVTPVTYVNSAASLKAFCGRHEGIVCTSSNAAAVLEWAFKRTRRVLFFPDQHLGRNTALRMGIGIDQMPVWNPHADSLGGNSGEALEQSKVVLWQGHCSVHQMFRPEHVDQFRAKYPGVKILVHPECPREVVDKADISGSTGKIIREVETAPAGTQWAIGTELHLVNRLKQEHPEQEIHFLSPIVCMCATMYRIDLAHLCWSLENLAAGTPVNIVEVDAETSRWALVALERMLQVK; encoded by the coding sequence ATGAGCAGCTTGCTCGATTCGCGGGTTTCGCCGCGGTTTGAACTGCAGCCCTACAAATCGCTGGAAAACGACCAACTGCACGCGCGCATTCAAGCCGTGCGCGACGCACTCGGCGAGCGGCTGCTTGTTCTCGGACATCACTACCAGCAGGACGAAGTGATCGCGCTTGCGGATTTGCGCGGTGATAGTTACCAGCTAAGTCGCATGGCGGCCGACAGCCGCGACTGTCGCGCCATCGCCTTTTGCGGCGTGCACTTCATGGCCGAGACGGCCGACATCCTCGCCAATCGCCCGGAACGCTTGGCCGAGCGCGGCGGGGAGCGCGTCACGGTGATTCTGCCCGATATGGCCGCCGGCTGTTCGATGGCCGACATGGCCATGATCGACCAGGTGGAAAACTGCTGGGACGAGCTAGGCGAAGTAGTCGATACCAACGACGTGACCCCGGTTACGTACGTCAACTCGGCAGCCAGCCTGAAAGCTTTCTGTGGCCGGCACGAGGGCATCGTTTGCACGTCCAGCAATGCAGCCGCCGTACTGGAGTGGGCTTTCAAACGCACCCGGCGCGTGCTGTTCTTCCCCGATCAGCATTTGGGGCGCAACACGGCGCTACGCATGGGAATCGGCATCGATCAGATGCCGGTTTGGAACCCGCATGCCGACTCGCTCGGCGGGAACAGCGGAGAAGCGCTCGAGCAAAGTAAAGTCGTACTCTGGCAAGGGCACTGCAGCGTCCACCAGATGTTCCGGCCCGAGCACGTCGATCAATTTCGCGCGAAGTATCCCGGCGTCAAGATCCTGGTGCATCCGGAATGCCCGCGCGAAGTGGTCGACAAGGCGGACATCAGCGGATCGACGGGCAAGATCATTCGCGAGGTGGAAACGGCCCCCGCGGGTACCCAGTGGGCGATCGGCACGGAATTGCACCTGGTCAATCGGCTCAAGCAGGAACATCCCGAGCAAGAAATCCACTTCTTATCGCCGATCGTGTGCATGTGCGCGACGATGTACCGCATCGATCTGGCTCACCTTTGCTGGAGCCTGGAGAATCTTGCCGCTGGTACGCCGGTGAATATCGTCGAAGTCGACGCCGAGACGTCGCGCTGGGCGCTGGTGGCGCTGGAGCGCATGCTGCAGGTGAAGTAA
- a CDS encoding response regulator transcription factor, which translates to MAKRPIRRKPAQSGSAKCTVMLADDQSLVAEGMATLIASFDQCQVSLVTSDAMQLLAAAERSPPSLVVMDAAMAQSFRAARALATRCPRTKVILLDEFRLDTHLQRAMDCGAAGYVTKCDASTDLRAAVSKVLAGGHSFPDLMPLPMADCISSNSKSGGAAHALPLLTRRELEVLSHLAEGLKVREIAKALGISPNTVENHKAHVMRKLGLHKNVELARFAVRHGLVADA; encoded by the coding sequence ATGGCAAAACGTCCGATCCGCCGAAAGCCGGCACAGTCCGGGTCCGCCAAATGCACGGTCATGCTGGCCGACGACCAATCGTTGGTGGCCGAGGGGATGGCAACGCTCATCGCCTCGTTTGATCAGTGCCAGGTGTCCCTGGTAACGAGCGATGCCATGCAGTTGTTGGCGGCCGCGGAGCGTTCGCCCCCCTCCCTGGTTGTCATGGACGCCGCCATGGCGCAGTCGTTTCGCGCGGCGCGGGCACTCGCCACACGTTGCCCGCGCACGAAGGTTATCCTGCTGGACGAGTTTCGTCTCGATACCCACCTGCAGCGCGCCATGGATTGCGGCGCGGCGGGCTACGTGACGAAATGCGACGCTTCGACCGATCTGCGCGCCGCGGTGAGCAAGGTGCTTGCCGGCGGACATTCGTTTCCGGACCTCATGCCGCTGCCGATGGCCGACTGCATCTCGTCCAACTCCAAATCTGGCGGCGCAGCACATGCTCTGCCTTTGCTGACGCGCCGTGAATTGGAAGTATTATCGCATCTGGCCGAAGGACTGAAAGTCCGCGAGATTGCCAAGGCATTGGGAATCAGCCCGAACACGGTCGAAAATCATAAGGCCCACGTGATGCGCAAGCTGGGGTTACACAAGAACGTCGAACTGGCTCGATTCGCCGTGCGACATGGGCTTGTTGCGGATGCGTAA